Below is a window of Mycolicibacterium rhodesiae NBB3 DNA.
GGGACGCGTCGTCGTCGGATACTCCTGCGCGCTCCCACGGCGCGGCGCCTGGTGCCGGCCGGGCACTTCTGGTACGCCATTTATTGGTGTCGGATGGGCCGTCGGGTGCCGACGAGCCGTCCTGGCCATGACGGCCAGGAGTGGCGTTGTCGCCGTCACTCATGGTTGTTTCGGCCTCCGACTCTTAAACCATCGCTGCGCACCGACGCGCGGGTGCTTCCTAGCAGGTCACAGCACACTGCGAGGCCCCGACGCTGGAGCCCCTTTACGATCGAGACTCATATCGTACTGAGACATCCTGAGAGATGTGATGTCAGAGTCATCTCAGGTTAGAGACGACATCGACTCGTCCCTGGAGCGATCAACCTCCCGAGTTCATGACTTCGGCGCCCGCAGGGACAGTGCAGTCGTCGGGATCTGTTAGCCAGCCTTCGGGCAGAGACACCGCTGCGGGCGATCCCTGCCGTCCGCGCGGCCCCGTTGCCGCGGCCGGGAACGGAACCTCCTGGTCGAGGCCTTCGAGGAGTGTTCGCAGTTCCGGCAGCGTCTTGACCAGCGCCAACGCCCGTCGCAGGTCGGCACCGGCGGGCAGCCCGTGCAGGTACCAGGCGATGTGCTTACGAATGTCGCGCATGCCCTTGTCCTCGCCGAAATGGGCGGCGAGGAGTTCGCCGTGGCGGGCGATGATGGCCGCGACCTGGCCCAGGTTCGGCGGTGTCGCCGCAGCCCCCCCGGCGAAGGCCGCCGACAGTTCGGCGAACAACCACGGCCGGCCGAGGCAGCCACGGCCGATCACGACGCCGTCGCAGCCGGTCTGCGCCATCATGGCGAGTGCGTCGTCGGCCTCGAAGATGTCGCCGTTACCGAGCACAGGAACGCTGGTGACGTGCTGTTTCAGTGCGGCGATCTGCTCCCAGTCAGCCTCGCCCGAGTACCGCTGGGAGGCCGTGCGGGCGTGCAGTGCGACGGCCGCCGCGCCCTCCTCGGCGGCGATTCGGCCCGCGTCGAGGTGG
It encodes the following:
- the dusB gene encoding tRNA dihydrouridine synthase DusB — encoded protein: MAGVTNVAFRTLCRELEMARAGTVSGLYVCEMVTARALVERHPSTMHMVTFAEDESPRSLQLYSVDPQNTFAAARMIADEGLADHIDMNFGCPVPKVTRRGGGAALPFKRRLFGQIVAAAVRATEGTDIPVTVKFRIGIDDSHHTHLDAGRIAAEEGAAAVALHARTASQRYSGEADWEQIAALKQHVTSVPVLGNGDIFEADDALAMMAQTGCDGVVIGRGCLGRPWLFAELSAAFAGGAAATPPNLGQVAAIIARHGELLAAHFGEDKGMRDIRKHIAWYLHGLPAGADLRRALALVKTLPELRTLLEGLDQEVPFPAAATGPRGRQGSPAAVSLPEGWLTDPDDCTVPAGAEVMNSGG